In Parasegetibacter sp. NRK P23, the genomic stretch AACATGTACCGGCGTGAAGATGTTGGGATACAGCCAACCCAGTGATAATGGAATAAATACCGTCAGGATGATGGGGATATGAATGGAGATAATATAACGGATGGCTTTTTTGAGGTTCATGTAAATTCTTCTGCCTGTGGCCACGGCATCCAGCATATTGCCAAGGTTGTCGTTCACCAAAACCAGCGATGCGGCTTCTTTCGCGACCTCAGTTCCTTTTTTACCCATAGCGATGCCAATATGCGCCGCTTTAAGCGCAGGACCATCGTTTACGCCATCGCCAGTCATGGCCACCACTTCCTGGTTGCGCTTCAGCGCTTTGATGATCCGGAGTTTGGCTTCGGGGAACATGCGGGTGAAAAGCTGGCGGTTGGTTACTTCCCTGTCCAGTTGCGCATCGCTCCATTGCATCAGTTCATCGCCGTTTACGGTAGCGCCTTTGATGCGCAATCCGATCTGGTTCGCGATGGCGGTGGTGGTAATGGCATTGTCGCCCGTAATGATTTTCACCTCAATACCTGCGTTGTAAAAACCTTTCAGTACCTCGGCGATATTGGCTTTGGGCGGATCGTAGAAAGCGACCAGTCCGAGCAGTTCAAAAGGGAGCTCCTGCTGCTGTTCGGGAAAAGTGCTGCCTTTCCAATCCGATTTCGCGACCGCAAGTACCCGTAACCCTTCCGCTGAAAATGCTTTGGCTTTCTCCACAACAGCAGCGCGTTTTTCTTCACTTAGTGTGGTGATGGCCAGTAGAGCCTCCACGGCGCCTTTGGCGGCGATGATTCTTTGCCCATTCGTATCTTCAAAAACATGGGTCATCATGGGCGGTTTCCCGGAGAGGGGATATTCGTGCACCATGCTGAAGCGTTCTTTCATGGCATTTTCGCCAAAAGCATGGTGCAGGGCTATTTCCATGGGATCGAACGGAACGGGTTCGCTGGCCCACATAGCCGTTTCTATCAATGTTTTTCCTTCTTCGGAAAGAGGATCGGATTGAAGGTTGTTTACTGTGAAAACCTGCGCCAGATCCATCCTGTTCTCAGTGATGGTGCCGGTTTTGTCTACGCAGATTACGGTAGCGCTGCCCAGAGTTTCCACCGTTTTCGTTTCTTTTACGATCACACCCATTTTCATCAGCCGCCATGCGCCCAGCGCCATAAAGCTGGCAAAGGCGACGGGTATTTCCTCCGGCAAAATGCTCATCGCCAGGGTGAGGGCCTGTAACAGACTATCCAATAAGTTGCGCGTTTGTAAAAAGTGTATGGCCCATACGAGCAGGAAAACAGCCGCTCCGGCGATCACCATGCCTTTCACGAAGTGCGCGATCTGTATTTCAAGCGGCGATTTCACCTGCGCTATCTCCTGTAGTTGTTTGCCGATGGCGCCCATGCGTGTGGCGTTCCCGGTAGCGATGGCTTCGAATACCGCTCTTCCTCCCGTGGCGATGGTACCGCGGTACACCTGGTGCTGAGCAGGATCTGAAGATTTCGATACCACCATGGCTTCTCCGGTGAGCATGGATTCGTTCACCGAAAAATCATTCGATAATACGATGATACCGTCCGCCGGAATCAGTTCTCCTTCCAATACCACCACCATATCACCCGGAACGATGTCATCCGTGTGAATACTGATTTCTTGTCCATCTCTGATCACGGTGCTGTTCGGGGCGGTGAGCGCGTTCAGTTTTTTCAGCGCGTTGCCGCTGCGCCTGTTCTGGTAAATAGAGATGCCCGCGACAAACAGGATGGAGCCTGCCATAAAATAAGCTTCCTGCCGCATGCCGCTGATGAAATAAAGCGATGCCGCGGCGAGGAGCAACAGGATCATGGGTTCACCCGCCAGGTCAAGCAACAGCGAAATGAAGGCCGGCCTTTTTTTGTGTACGATTTTATTGGAGCCATGCCGTGCCCTTATCATTTCTACAGCCTGGCTGGAAAGCCCTGTAATGGTTGGATTGATGGTTTCCGGCATAATGGGGGATTGAATGGATTTTAAAGGTATGGTTTTAAGCCGGATAGAACCAAACTACGCTTTATTCAACCTCCTGCATCCTTCCGCCCGGGTTCAACGCGCCAAATGGCAACCTAATGGCAAAAACCTCGTGTAGCCAACTTCCCGGGAATCGCAGATGTTACTTTATTTTTCAAACAGAAATAATTTATGCATCGGATGTTTGCCCGGGGCTCCGTTTTCACCTTTTGCCAGTATTTGATCAATAACTTTTTCGAGATTAGCCATACTTCTGTCGGAAAGTACCCAGCTCATCGGTACATCCGCTGCGTTTACGGGAAGCGGAATATTGATAAAACAACCCTTAAGAGTATCTTCCACCATTTTCCGGAGCGATTCGCTGTAAATGCGGGAGTATCCACTGCGAACATTGTACATTCCCTGCGCGATGGAATTGATTTCATTGAGGAAGCTGGTGGATTGAAAATTGCCGTCTTCGCCGAACCTCAGGTGCAGCAGGTAGGGGATGAAACCTTTATTCTTTAAACCGTCCTTCAGCAGTGTGAGTATTTCGAGCATGGTCTTAGAGCCGGTATTCTCAGCGTATCCTCCGTCGACATAATGAAATACCCTTTTGTCGTTTAGCGCTACCGCCGCCGAAGGAGAAACGAGGGGGAACCTCGCGCTCAAACTCATGGCGGTGCTGTAATTGATGTTCCGGGGCAACTTTTTGGAGAATATATCTCTTTCATCGTTGAGGAGGAAAGCGTCTCCCTTTGTAACGGGAACAACATTGCTCAGGTAACATTGAAGGCCACTTTCCACCTCCGTGGTGTTGATGAACCAGGCGGGAGTGGTGGGCGCCGCGTTTTCAGGCGATAGAAAAACCCTGCCGAATGGGTTTAAGGTATTTGTTTTGGAGAAGATGGATTCATAAGAATTTTCCCAGGCTTTTTCCAGCGCCACCGCCCTGTCGAACCGCTCGAATTGAACAGGCCACAGGTTATTCAGCAGGTCGGCGAAGAAAAACTTGGACAACACCGGAGAAAGCTGGTCCTTCAGAAAAAATTTCCTGGTCACCTCCCTGAAGTTGATCGGTCTTGAAGCAGTATCGAGGTAAGCGATGGAATGAAAAAAGCCAACGCCAACAGTGCCGCCGGAAACGGATGAGTAGGCGTAAATGTGATTTTTGAAATCTGGGAATGCGTCTTGCAGGGCAGCCATTAACATCGCGGTGAAAGCGCCTGTGCGGAGTGCGCCTCCTTCCGCGGTGATGAAGATAACCGGCGTTCTTCCTTTTGGATGAGCGGTGTCGTAATAAGGGGAGGTGGAAACTGTGGCTGTTTTTTTGCTGTTCGAATGGTTATCGGCCCATTGCTGAAAATGAGAAAGCATCGGTGTCCGGCTGGTTTCATAAGAACCTGTGGTACGCACCGGATGGTCTATGTTGATGTACGAAACGATCAGTACCCAGGCCACAAGCAGCCACCGGAAAGAAATGGGCACATTACGCTTGTAGCGCGCATCCAGGAAAAGAAGCCCCGCGTAAATTCCCTGCCAGCAGGCGAACGATAAACAAACCAGCCCGGGTGAGCCGATCCATTCCGGGGAAAGAATAAATCCGAATGAAATCAGTATGATGGTAACAAGGGAACCCAACGCGATAACGCCTACCTGTTTGTGAAGCGTTTTGTAAAAAGCGGGATTCAGCTTAAAAACCCATCTGTAATAGCCGTTTTCGTTTTCCTTTCTCTTAAAGTATAATTTGTTTTCCTGCTGAAAAGGTTTTTTGTTGAGCACCAATATGCTATCCGGATGTTTTCTTTCGTCATCCGTAAGTTCCTCCGACAAAACATAAGTAAACTCTGATTTTTTAAATTCAATATCTCCTTTGTTAAAACCTTGTGGAGGAATTTCCGATTTCACTACAAAGTCTTGAGGGAACTGATTGCCATTCTCATCTGGAGGTCTCTTGCCGTTCATGAAAGGTTTAATGCTGGCAATGAATTTTTCGTAGGAGGTTCTTACATTGTCCCAGTCTCGATCAATGTAAACATTCTCTTTCCTCACAAGGAATACATAATCATTGTAAATACCGAAAAGCTTTTTACTCCACTGGTCCTCAATATGGTTTAATTTGAAAAATTTTGCCAGTTCAGGGTACGTTTTCTGAAACCTTCCGATGATCCATTTCCTGTCGAGATAAAACCTCACCAGGAATTGCGTGAGCAGGATCGTGATCACAAAAATGACGATGAACGGCCAGTTTATTTCGAATTTTTTTATTTCATCAAAACGGGTAGTGGTAAAGAATACAAAGCTGAAGCTGATGAGGATGATGATGAAAGGCAGGATAAGATACGAGATGCTGAAAAATGCCTGCAATTGCTTCCGGTATTCCACCCTTTCGGACGTGAGGGCGAACGCTGAATTGTCTGTGATATAGAGTTTGTAGCGCACGCCGAATTCCGCCACTACGCTCCATACCACCAGTCCCGCGAACAGGGAAAACATGGGGCCGGGACGGAAGCTCCTGAGGTCTTCCGCGACAATCAGTATCACGTCTTTCCCTTGTGGGAGCAGCAGGAAAAAGAGCAGGGCCAGTAAATTGAACAGGAAGAAAAAAATGGTTGGCCTGAATACTTCTACGATATCGGTTATTTTTTCGTGCCGGGGTATGCCTTTTCCCACAAACCTCAGCTTGAGGTATTCGTCTTTAAGGAATAAAAAGATGTAGAGTAAAACACCGCCTAAATAGCCCAGAATTCTGTTTATGATGTTCATGGTTAAAGGTTTTAATTGGTGACTACTTTTTTAAGTCCGGACAAGCCTATATTCATTCCAAAGTAATTCGCGTAGGTTGGGTCGGCACCGAACCTGCCCCTTACAATTACGCCGGCGATCAACTGTAGGTTGGAGGTGATTTTTTCCCGCAGTTCGAAGTTGGTCAGGTGAAAAGTGAGCGTTTTGTCTCTTCCATCGCCTGGCGCATTGTTATTCGCCGATACCGGCACCGCGTACCGCGTGGCTTTTCCGAATGTGGGTTGAACGAAGAGCTCGCCTCCATCCCAGAGTTGTGCGGTTAAGGTAACGCCCGCACCATAGTAAAAACTGAGCCTGGTTACTTTGTTTTCAGTAACAACCGTTTCGTTCAGGGAGGCTTTGAAAGGGTTGTCGTCCCTGATGCGTGCGCTGACTAAGGAAAGGTTATCCTGTGTTATGATATCTTCCACCTGCTGTATGTTTTCCAACGTATTCTTTGTGGTCCAGGAGTCTACGAAAAATTCTGAATGCAGGTGAAAAAGAACATCGAGGTGCTCGTTTTCAACCAGGGCGATCGTGGGTTGGAAATAAAAGCTTACGCTAACGTTGTTGGATACGGTTTGAAGTTTGTTGTACTGCCGGTAGAATGGTGTTCCGGGTACCACCGGATCAAGTGGGTTAACCTTTGTGGTGTCTGTATAAGCGTAACTACTGTTTAAACTGTCGCCACCAATGGAATAATTGATCTTCATTATGCCGAGGTTCATGCCAAATTTCCGCCAGAAACTACTTTGAAAAAGCGGTTCAATATTGGGCGCGTATACGTTAAGGTGTCCTACATAGCCGGAATTTGATTGGTTGTTGAAATCGAAGTTAAAGGCATTCAGGTAAGTGAACCCGGCATCTTTTTTTATGAATTCTTTGTTCTTATCTTTCGCGATTGAAACATGCAGGAGACCGCTTTCAGAAATATCTTTGTTTACCCCTGCCGAATCCTGCAACCCAAGCATGAAGAACTCCGGTGTATATGCGTTCACCGCACGAAGCGTTACTACGACTTTCACCAAGGTATCCTTGTAATATGTCTCAAAACTGGAAGCAGGGATAGTGAATGGGGTCATCCCGATGGTTGGATCGCTTGCCGGGGCCGCCGTTTTTGAAAACACGCCAATCTTTAACCAGAGATCTGGGGTTGCTGCAGTGGAGCGTGTCTTCTTGTACCGTAGTTTTACAGTTATTTCTTTTTGAACGGAAGCAGGACCACCATTACCGGATTGTACATATGGTACCTCAACGTTTCCCCTTGAAACGATCTGGCAAATTTGCTGTTGCGGACCTGGTTGGCTGTAAGTGAATGTGGTGAGCAGGATGAAGATGAATCCTGTGAATAGAATTTTCATGGAAGGCTGATTTGGTTTAAAAAATGGGGCGGGGGCCTGTTTAAAAGGCCCTTCCGTGCACACTAGTGAGCTTTAAACCAAAAACAGCATTCAGCTAGGGGGAGATTAACGCTTCTGTAAAATATGATTTTTTCTGATAATATAATATTATTATGATTCTTTTTTTTGTCGTGAATTACCCATATAAATTACGGAAAGCCCCCTTTGGAGAGCAATCAGTCTGGGGTATCTTAGGGGGAATCAACTTTTATGGAAACAGTTAAAACGATAGATCAATATTTCGAGCGATATACTCAGAAGCAGAAACACTTGTTGCAGCAAATGCGGTCCATCATCGCGAAAGCCGCTCCTTCCGCCACGGAAATCATCAGTTATGCAATGCCTACTTTTCAACTGCATGGCAACCTGGTGCATTTCGCCCTGGCAAAAAATCACCTGGGGTTTTATCCTTCGCCTTCCGCCATCACGAAGTTTGAAGATAAGTTGAAACCGTATACTACCTCCAAAGGTGCTGTTCAGTTTCCCCTGAATAAACCTCTGCCTGTTCAACTGATTACAGAAATGGTGCGTTTCCGCGTTAAAGAGAATGAAGAGAAATTCAGAAAGAAATCGTTGCGAATTTGCAAGAACGGGCACCAATACTACAAAAGCAGTGATTGTCCCGTTTGTCCGGAATGCGAAAAAATGAAAAAGCCCTTAGCCGGTTTTGGGGCGGAACTTGCCGCACCCGCGAGAAGGGCGCTGGAAAACGCCGGCATCACTACTGTAAAACAGCTTGCGGCTCATACAGAACAAGAAGTACTGGCCCTCCATGGCATGGGTAAGGCGTCGTTACCGCTTTTGAGAAAAATGCTGCAGGAAGCCGGAAAGACGTTTGCGAAGTAGCACATCAGCTTATCTAACGTAAATGCACATCCGATGTATACATTCCATCAAAACTTTCCCCAGATGATGTTTTTTGATTAATTGACATTTGTCAAAAAACACTCCGTTAATGGTTTTTACTTATTCCGAATAAGGGAGGCTTAGAATAGTTTTGCCCAAACTCACTGACAGAAAAGTGAATCTTCCCCCAAATCCAATACGTATGAACCTTAAAACTGCGCTAAGCCTTTGCACAATTTTCGTTTCGCTAAGTTCTTATCCTGCTTTTGCTGTTTCAGGTGATGCAACATCTCCTTGTACCGCAGCATGGAAACATTCAGATAATCCCGCGGTTGTATTGCCTCCGGGTACCGTTTCAGCCGACCAGAATATATGCTCGGGAAATACGCCTTCCAATATTATTCTTACCGGCAGTTCCGGGAGCATCCAGTGGCAGGTTTCCTCAGACAATAGTTCCTGGAGTAATATATCCGGCGCAACCAGCGCCACACTCACGGGTGTGCAAATGGGGACGCTTACACAAACCCGTTATTACCGTGCCGAAGTTGTGGATGGCATGACCACCGATTATTCCGCTACAGTGACCGTTTTCGTGCTGCAACCCTCGGGTACAACACCTTCCGGATCGGGAACAGTGGGTTCACCCTATTTTATTTCAAATCTGAATGAACTGATCTGGATCAGCAACAACAGTACTTCCTGGGATAAGGTATTTGAGTAAACGGCTTCTTTCAGCGCCGCGGCCACCAGTTTAGCCTGTTACAACAGTGGCAATGGTTTTCTTCCTATCGGAAATGCTGCCACACCTTTTACCGGTCATTACAACGGCAATACTTACGCGATAAATAACCTTTATATCAACCGTGTTACAGCAGATTCTGTGGGACTGTTCAAATATGTTTTTGGAGGCACCCTCAACCACATGACTTTATCTGCCGCCACCATTACCGGTCGCGACCGGGTTGGTGGTATTGTGGGCATGGCAGCGGGCGATGCAGGTACAAGAACTAATTTGATCCATTTAGAGGTATTAAATTCCACCATCGCGGCTGATCCCACGAATGCCACGGCTTCCGGCGCAGTAGGCGGCGTGGCAGGGTGCACAATTTATACCGGCCTGAATGAGTTGGTGAGTTCCGGCACCGTGGGGGGTAGACAAAGGGTTGGCGGTCTGGTAGGGTACTTGCTAACGGGATCTCAGATACGAAATTCTTATTCTTCTGCGAACGTAAGCAGCAATGTAACCACAGATACAAGATTCATTGGTGGCGCTTTTGGTGTGATTGAATCTTTTGCGGCTCCCGCAGCAGTTGCAGGAAGTTGTTATGCCACCGGAACGGTTTCTTTGTCTACGGCTACCACTTCCAACAATGGCGATATTGGTGGTTTCGCAGGATTGATCAACGGATATTACACAGTAAGCAATTGTTATGCGCTTGGTACTACAACCGGCCCGGTTGCTACCAGCAACACTGCCAGGGGAACCGGAGGGTTTGCGGGAAGAGTCACCGGTAATACCGGCTCCGTTTCCAACTGTTATTCCACAGTATCCGTGAATGGTTCAGTTGGGCAGTTCGGTGGGTTCACTGCCGTAAGTTCGGGCGTGGTCAACAATTGCTTCTGGAACACCACCACTTCTACCCGTTCCACATCTGCCGCAGGCACAGGCGCTACTACAGCGCAGTTGCAACTGATGAATACTTTCTTCCTCGCCTCCTGGGATATGGCCTGCGAAAGGTTAAACGGCAACAACGATTACTGGGGTATGAATCCCTCTGCAAATGGGGGCTATCCTTTCCTGAGCTGGCAGCCACATACAGCACAGTGTCCGGAATGGACCGGCAACAGCAGCAACACCTTCTCCACAACAACTAACTGGGTAAATAATTTTGTGCCGCTGGAAGGTATGGATGTGGTGATGAATGCCGCCGCATCGCGCAACCTTACACTCGGACAAAACTGGACTGTGGGGCATGTGCTGTTCAACGGAGCAGGACGGAATATTGAATTGGGAACGTTCGGGTTAAGTACTATCGGTACAATATCCGGAGCAGATGCTTCGAATTATATTCAGACCAACGGTACCGGTAAGTTAGGAATGAACTTGCTTAATGGCGCTTCCGTAAATTTTCCCATAGGCAACAGCGCTTACAACCCGGTACAGATCACGAACAATTCCGGTGCAACTGACTTTTTTTCTGTAACGGTTTCTGATGCGGTGCTGGGAGAAGGCAGCTCCGGCGGAACCATTCTTCAACCGCATGTGCAACGCACCTGGGATATTTCAAAACTGAACGCGAACGCAGGTGCGGGCGTGAACTTTGTTTTTAACTGGAACCCGGGTGAAATATCAGGCGTATTGGGCACACCGGCGCTCTATCATTACAATGGCACGCAGTGGGAAGAGCAAACGGGAACCACTTCGGCAGGAAGCAACAGTTTGAGCTATACCGGCTATACAGGAAGTTTTTCTCCGTTCACGGTGGCCACGGCAGGTGCAACACTGCCCGTAACAGGCTGGAAATTATCCGCCACACCGGTGGGTGATTTTATAAAGGTGCGCTGGGAAACGGCTTCTGAATACAACACGAAGGAATATGTGGTAGAACGCAGTATGAACGGAATAAACTGGAGTGCCATAGCCACGCAAAAAGCCCGCGGGTACAGTAATTCGGTTAGTAAATACGAGTTTGTTGACCAGCGGCCCAACGCAGGAATGAACTATTACCGCATCAAACAATACGACCAGGATGGAAGCTTTGCTTATTCTCCCGTAACAACGGTGGAAACTAAAAAAAGCATTCATTTTAAAGTGTTCCCCAATCCCGCTCAACATGCTGTTTTTATCCAGGGCAATTCGGTAGATGGACAAACATCGGTACAAATTTATAATGCGCAGGGGATGTTGGTGGGCACAAAACAGTTTAGTGGTAATGGATATATTCCGGTACAACACCTGGCTGCGGGCGTGTATCATTTAAAAGTGAAGCAGGGGCATAAGGAAGAGCGTATTACGATTGTGAAGCAATAAGTATTTGAGGTGATGTTCAACCCCGGCCGGTTGCTGAAAGGCGATGGTCGGGGATTTTTTATAATGGCTCATGTAAGCATCTTCCTCACCAATTCTTTTTTCAGCCTTGAAACCGGTACTTGTGTACCGTCCTCCAACAGTATTAACGCCTCTGCTCCCCTGGTCATGCTTTTAACGAATTTTCCGTTTACCAGGTGCGACTGGTGGGTTCGGATAAAACCGTAGGGCAGCAGTAGCTCCTCGTATTCATGAATAGGATTTGTGACGGTGATCTTTTCTCCGCCCAGAAGGTAAAAACTGGTATAGCTGTTGTTGCTTTCACAACGGACGATATCCCTGGTGTAAACAAAGCGTGTTTCTTTGAGCGACGGTAGCGCGAGCCGGTGTTCATTGGGAGAGAAGCGGTGCTGTATGGTGTGCAGCAGGTTGTCCAACAGTAAGTTTTTACGTTTGTCGGCTATGCGTGTTTTCACTTTTGTCACGGCTGCTTGCAGGGCTTCCACTTCAATTGGTTTCAGCAGGTAATCGATAGCCGAACACTTGATGGCCTGAATCCCAAACTGGTCGAAGGCTGTAACAAAGATCAGGGCGAAATCATTGTGCGGCAGTGCGCCCAGCATATCAAAGCCGCTCTTTCCAGGCATTTGAATGTCAAGAAAAACAAGGTCAGGCGCATGTTCCAAAATTGCTTCAGCGCCTTTGTCGGCGCTGGTGGCCGTATTTATGATCTTAACTTCCGGGCAATATTGTTCCAGCAGCCTTTGCAGGTTGGTGATGTTGAGGGGTTCGTCATCAATAATAACCGCGTTCATCATTTCAAAGCCTGTTTTGAAAACGGAATATAACCATTGTACCTGTTTCTCCCGATGTTATCCGCATTTGTATTTTTTGGGACGGATGAGAACGGTTGAAGAGCTCAATGCGTGCTCTCGTGAGTTTCAATCCTTCTCCGGCTGCACTGATATTGGGGTCAAAGCCTGTACCGTTATCCGAAATGCTAATGACCAGGCCTTTTTGTTCCTGTTGTATGCTGATGGATAAACGTCCCTTATCGCCCAGGATTGAAACACCGTGTTTTATGGCATTTTCAACAGCCGGCTGTATCAGCAGTGGTGGAATGGCGATGTCTTCATGCGCGACCTCCAGGTTGATGGTTGATTCATATTGAAATTCATGCCGAAGCTTTTCCAGTTGAATGTAATGGTCAAGTGTTTTTATTTCCGTGGCCAGCGGGATCATTTCTTCAGTTCCCATCCGGATGGTGCCCCGCAACAAACCCGAGAATCCTGTGAGGTAATGGTTGGCCTTTTCAATTTGCCGGTCATTGATGAGTCCTTGTATGGAACCCAGTGCATTGAAAAGGAAATGCGGGTTCAACTGGGCGTAAAGCAGTTTACTTTCAAGTTGATAATGTTTTATTTTCCTTTTTGCCCGCAGGTACCGGAGCCTGAACAATACCAGTAGGGCGGTTGCAGCAAACAGCAACAACAACAGGCTTCGGAACCACCATGTGCCGTACCATGGGGGCTTAACACTGAAATAATATTGTGAGATGCTGGAGTCATTTCCTGGGAACCGCACAGATAAGGTATAGTTTGAACCCGCTTCCATTGGACCAAGAGCTATGATCTCCTTGCTTTTTCGCCAGGTTTTCTCCTTATTGATTTTATATTCGAATGGCCATAAGCCCGCGTCTGAACGTTTCCTGAAGTATAAAGTCAGCTTTGTATCTGCTGGAACTGTATGCACGCCTTTCATTCCGCTGCCAGGCCAGCCAAAATAAGCGGTTTCTGAATATAGGTGGTGGATGTTTTCCAGTTGTTGCCGCAGTGTGAGCAGGTTGTCGCCATTCATGCTGTCTGTTTTGTAGGCCATCAGAAATGGCTGGGTGTCCCATGGCAGCTTCGTTAACCTGGTTTTTAAAAATGGCTTACTGTTTTTCTCGCGAAACTCCAGTTCAATCTGCTGCCCGTCTTTTAAAAGAGGGGTGGGCAGGCGGAAACTTTTCCCTTTTTTTGAAGAATCTTGCACGGAGAAAGTTTCCGGATCAGCAAAAGATGGTAATCGGCTTACAGGAGTCCAATCCTGGTAAACTTTTCCATTGAACAGTACCCGTACACTTATGGCATCAGGGCTGAATATTTTTTTCCCTGATAAAGCGGAATCTACGAAAACAGAACCCGCGAATGTTCTTGCTACTGTACTGTCGGTAAAGAGCAGGCTTACGGCTGTCTGTTCATCATACACTTCCATTTTTTCTGAAATAGCAGGGTAGCTGATATTTTTCGGGCTATAAAGTTTACCGGGAACAGTAATAAATGCATTGGTTATGGTGAGGTGAACATTGGCTACTCTGAAGTGGATGGATTGTTTTTTTGCCGTATAAACCTGCGCTTCAGCCGCATGGCAAAACATATTTATAAGCAGCAGGAAACAGAAGATTCTTTTCATATTTACTTTACATATTTGGAAAGATCTTTACCAAGATCAGGATTAATTGCCAGTATATTTCCGTCAGGCCCTATCAGCATGGTAGCGGGTATGGCTGAGATGTTGTAAGACTTAGAGATGTTCCCGCTCCAGTATTTCAGTTCAGAAACGTGGTGCCAGTTTAACTGGTACTTTTTAATGGCGGTTATCCATTTTTCTTTATCCTGGTCAAGGGAGATGCCCAGGATGTCAAGTTTGGCGCCGTATTCTTTATGGATACGTTTCAGTTCCGGTATTTTTTC encodes the following:
- a CDS encoding cation-translocating P-type ATPase, with the translated sequence MPETINPTITGLSSQAVEMIRARHGSNKIVHKKRPAFISLLLDLAGEPMILLLLAAASLYFISGMRQEAYFMAGSILFVAGISIYQNRRSGNALKKLNALTAPNSTVIRDGQEISIHTDDIVPGDMVVVLEGELIPADGIIVLSNDFSVNESMLTGEAMVVSKSSDPAQHQVYRGTIATGGRAVFEAIATGNATRMGAIGKQLQEIAQVKSPLEIQIAHFVKGMVIAGAAVFLLVWAIHFLQTRNLLDSLLQALTLAMSILPEEIPVAFASFMALGAWRLMKMGVIVKETKTVETLGSATVICVDKTGTITENRMDLAQVFTVNNLQSDPLSEEGKTLIETAMWASEPVPFDPMEIALHHAFGENAMKERFSMVHEYPLSGKPPMMTHVFEDTNGQRIIAAKGAVEALLAITTLSEEKRAAVVEKAKAFSAEGLRVLAVAKSDWKGSTFPEQQQELPFELLGLVAFYDPPKANIAEVLKGFYNAGIEVKIITGDNAITTTAIANQIGLRIKGATVNGDELMQWSDAQLDREVTNRQLFTRMFPEAKLRIIKALKRNQEVVAMTGDGVNDGPALKAAHIGIAMGKKGTEVAKEAASLVLVNDNLGNMLDAVATGRRIYMNLKKAIRYIISIHIPIILTVFIPLSLGWLYPNIFTPVHVIFFELIMGPTCSIVFENEPAEPNAMQRPPHKISTSFFNIKELSTSIVQGLMITLGILLVYQAGVRSYAGEGVTRAMVFTTLITANVMLTLVNRSFYYSVFTTLRYKNSLMLPAIGVAVLLWGIIMFIPSFAAFFRFVPPSGWQLWLSVGTGIFSVLWYEVVKWRKRKAPDKTSITPGVLSEKK
- a CDS encoding DUF1801 domain-containing protein; translation: METVKTIDQYFERYTQKQKHLLQQMRSIIAKAAPSATEIISYAMPTFQLHGNLVHFALAKNHLGFYPSPSAITKFEDKLKPYTTSKGAVQFPLNKPLPVQLITEMVRFRVKENEEKFRKKSLRICKNGHQYYKSSDCPVCPECEKMKKPLAGFGAELAAPARRALENAGITTVKQLAAHTEQEVLALHGMGKASLPLLRKMLQEAGKTFAK
- a CDS encoding T9SS type A sorting domain-containing protein, which codes for MTLSAATITGRDRVGGIVGMAAGDAGTRTNLIHLEVLNSTIAADPTNATASGAVGGVAGCTIYTGLNELVSSGTVGGRQRVGGLVGYLLTGSQIRNSYSSANVSSNVTTDTRFIGGAFGVIESFAAPAAVAGSCYATGTVSLSTATTSNNGDIGGFAGLINGYYTVSNCYALGTTTGPVATSNTARGTGGFAGRVTGNTGSVSNCYSTVSVNGSVGQFGGFTAVSSGVVNNCFWNTTTSTRSTSAAGTGATTAQLQLMNTFFLASWDMACERLNGNNDYWGMNPSANGGYPFLSWQPHTAQCPEWTGNSSNTFSTTTNWVNNFVPLEGMDVVMNAAASRNLTLGQNWTVGHVLFNGAGRNIELGTFGLSTIGTISGADASNYIQTNGTGKLGMNLLNGASVNFPIGNSAYNPVQITNNSGATDFFSVTVSDAVLGEGSSGGTILQPHVQRTWDISKLNANAGAGVNFVFNWNPGEISGVLGTPALYHYNGTQWEEQTGTTSAGSNSLSYTGYTGSFSPFTVATAGATLPVTGWKLSATPVGDFIKVRWETASEYNTKEYVVERSMNGINWSAIATQKARGYSNSVSKYEFVDQRPNAGMNYYRIKQYDQDGSFAYSPVTTVETKKSIHFKVFPNPAQHAVFIQGNSVDGQTSVQIYNAQGMLVGTKQFSGNGYIPVQHLAAGVYHLKVKQGHKEERITIVKQ
- a CDS encoding LytTR family DNA-binding domain-containing protein — its product is MMNAVIIDDEPLNITNLQRLLEQYCPEVKIINTATSADKGAEAILEHAPDLVFLDIQMPGKSGFDMLGALPHNDFALIFVTAFDQFGIQAIKCSAIDYLLKPIEVEALQAAVTKVKTRIADKRKNLLLDNLLHTIQHRFSPNEHRLALPSLKETRFVYTRDIVRCESNNSYTSFYLLGGEKITVTNPIHEYEELLLPYGFIRTHQSHLVNGKFVKSMTRGAEALILLEDGTQVPVSRLKKELVRKMLT
- a CDS encoding sensor histidine kinase: MKRIFCFLLLINMFCHAAEAQVYTAKKQSIHFRVANVHLTITNAFITVPGKLYSPKNISYPAISEKMEVYDEQTAVSLLFTDSTVARTFAGSVFVDSALSGKKIFSPDAISVRVLFNGKVYQDWTPVSRLPSFADPETFSVQDSSKKGKSFRLPTPLLKDGQQIELEFREKNSKPFLKTRLTKLPWDTQPFLMAYKTDSMNGDNLLTLRQQLENIHHLYSETAYFGWPGSGMKGVHTVPADTKLTLYFRKRSDAGLWPFEYKINKEKTWRKSKEIIALGPMEAGSNYTLSVRFPGNDSSISQYYFSVKPPWYGTWWFRSLLLLLFAATALLVLFRLRYLRAKRKIKHYQLESKLLYAQLNPHFLFNALGSIQGLINDRQIEKANHYLTGFSGLLRGTIRMGTEEMIPLATEIKTLDHYIQLEKLRHEFQYESTINLEVAHEDIAIPPLLIQPAVENAIKHGVSILGDKGRLSISIQQEQKGLVISISDNGTGFDPNISAAGEGLKLTRARIELFNRSHPSQKIQMRITSGETGTMVIFRFQNRL